A segment of the Lycium ferocissimum isolate CSIRO_LF1 chromosome 10, AGI_CSIRO_Lferr_CH_V1, whole genome shotgun sequence genome:
GGTGTTGTCACAACTTTACTGCCCAAAATAACTGCATTAGAACCAAAATGTATTTTGCTTTTTGGAACAGAACTGTGTTTGAGAAATGGAGCTAAACAGTATGAAAATTTGCCTCCAATTGATGACCCCATTTGGGAAATTAGTGAAAATTTCCCTCCTCCAAGGCCTACAATCCCTGATTCTTTGTCCCCACTGAATGTACCTGCATTGTTGTGCCCGCACCCAATAACTGTGTGTTTCAACGAGACCTGTGCAAGGGTGGCAAAATTAGTtcataaaatcatgatttgggcaGGTTAAtggccaatttatattattGAGAAAATTACAGCCAAATACTAATAGGCCATCTCGTTCACAGACTATGTATAGTGTTTAGGTAGTGTATAGAGTATACTAAATATAcctataatatacatacatatacatataatataaacaCCTATACACTTCCCATACAGTCGAAGTATATGACAGTGTATACTTCGGCCATGTTTGGTAAACTAGATGATCGAAGTGTACATTTAGGtaaattttcctattttattaactCAGCCCATTTAAACGCTCTTAATTCAGTCCATTGAAAAACTGGGCTGATATGCAGCCTAGATTTGACTCATGAAAAActttatcaaaatatttttcaaaagcatgtttatatttgatatgttatatatagtcatAACAGTATAaggaaaaaagtttttttaggtacccaaacaaattataagaaaacaaataaaacattaaaacttagtaagaattgggAAGGTTGGTTTATGAGTTTTAGCCCATTTCAGCTCAAGTAACTTTTGGGCGAGTCATTTATTTACTTAACTCATTTTGACATGTTCAAATTTAGCCCAAtccgcccatttgacacccttaCCTGTGCTTTTTTCTTTGAACCGAATCGTATCGTCTCGGTCGCTAAATCTCCAATGCTGTATGAATCGTCTCCATACATGACCTGATATCCGCAAGTCTTCTTTGTTCTGTTGCAAGACGTTGAAAATGTTGCGTGACACATTTTGGAACCACAAGGTAACGGTTTGTACGTCGAGGATTTTGTTGGATTGAAAAGACGAGTTTGCTGCTTGAAACATTTTTTACAAGGCAAACATTGCGTCCATGTGATGTCACTGCCAGTATCAGCGACCCCTAAGGTACGCACAGGTGGCGTACCTAAAGAGAACTGCATGAGATACTCACCATTGTTTGAAGCAACAATGATAGAGGATCGCGAACGTAAATTAATAGAACGATTGAAAGAGCGATGAAATGAATTGTTCATTCGCTCTGTGAAACTTAAGGAAGGATCATAAAACGGGGAATTTGGTGAGTCTCTATGAATGAGATCAATGCTAAAACCATTGTTCATAGCTTTTGTgaatgaaaaaattgaaactagaatagcaaagatgatgaagaatgaaTAATGTGTCACATAATTTGCCATGGTTTTGGTCAATTTAGACATTTTTTGCTTTGTTATCTTTGACTCTGTGTGATGTGGTTTATATTTATAGAACATTTATTCAAACGGAagttattatgattttactttAATCAGATTGAGGAGATTACATTAATCCTGAAAGAGTAAATTTCTGAAATAGTCACACAAACATGTGAaatcacttaatagagtcacttaacttatttttatatcaataagtcactcaattttttacttttctcttacaattttttttaaagcttttttttattattattacacaGGGGATAGGGGAAAGGGATA
Coding sequences within it:
- the LOC132034551 gene encoding aspartic proteinase CDR1-like, which encodes MSKLTKTMANYVTHYSFFIIFAILVSIFSFTKAMNNGFSIDLIHRDSPNSPFYDPSLSFTERMNNSFHRSFNRSINLRSRSSIIVASNNGEYLMQFSLGTPPVRTLGVADTGSDITWTQCLPCKKCFKQQTRLFNPTKSSTYKPLPCGSKMCHATFSTSCNRTKKTCGYQVMYGDDSYSIGDLATETIRFGSKKKAQVSLKHTVIGCGHNNAGTFSGDKESGIVGLGGGKFSLISQMGSSIGGKFSYCLAPFLKHSSVPKSKIHFGSNAVILGSKVVTTPLAKKSPATFYFLTLEGVSVGKKRLDFRKVAFSYEEGNIILDTGTVLTMFSPEIYVKLEAMVKGQIKLPTVVDPTGALSLCYKSLSIEKIPIITMHFKGADVKLGPFNTFVATSDSSWCFAFAASYGVPIYGNIAQMNFLVGYDLKRRHISFKAADCSKQSH